Proteins from a genomic interval of Candidatus Rubidus massiliensis:
- the pseC gene encoding UDP-4-amino-4, 6-dideoxy-N-acetyl-beta-L-altrosamine transaminase produces MISFNKTKITEHTLDFLKTNLKHTDLSQHNNLELFEQNLRNFFECQFVIIFNDVNDAFYAAYNAINLDHFDKVILTPVTSRAAFNPLFHIKARPVFIDVEKTNTISHKLLEHNLEISNTRGKNVVIIDHYNGEVVDVESIDKNLNDPSTILIENGTEALGARYLNGHKVGSCCFSHMTLLSFESSGPINSGGTVITTNIQEIYDNLKSYRDQIFGIKEKEYISLSTTQYLSEIQAILGNHQLQELSKWQEKRKKLAKDYQKSFQKYSLPENEFLNENLIRYPYFLNTHKFKPKEIINKLLEKKIECKTNPLPLYYYPDISKMVGEIKEYFPIGEENFAKTLYLPFHEELNSSDINYIAKNLKDILAQ; encoded by the coding sequence ATGATATCTTTTAATAAAACAAAAATTACAGAACATACCTTAGACTTCTTAAAAACAAACTTAAAGCACACAGATCTGTCTCAACATAATAATCTTGAATTATTTGAACAGAATTTAAGAAATTTTTTCGAATGCCAATTTGTAATAATCTTTAACGATGTAAATGATGCATTTTACGCAGCTTATAATGCTATAAATTTAGATCACTTTGATAAAGTTATTTTAACTCCTGTTACTTCACGGGCTGCTTTCAATCCATTATTTCATATAAAAGCCAGGCCTGTTTTTATAGATGTCGAAAAAACAAACACGATTTCTCATAAACTATTAGAGCATAATTTAGAAATCTCTAATACAAGAGGTAAAAATGTAGTTATAATAGATCATTATAACGGCGAGGTAGTCGATGTTGAATCCATTGATAAAAATCTAAATGATCCATCTACTATACTTATAGAAAATGGTACTGAAGCTTTAGGAGCGCGTTATCTAAATGGTCATAAAGTTGGTTCTTGTTGTTTTAGCCATATGACTTTACTGTCATTTGAATCAAGTGGCCCTATAAATAGTGGTGGAACAGTTATAACAACAAATATCCAAGAAATATATGATAACTTAAAATCGTATAGAGACCAAATTTTTGGAATAAAAGAAAAAGAATATATATCTCTTTCTACAACTCAATATTTATCAGAAATTCAAGCCATTCTTGGAAATCATCAATTGCAAGAGCTTTCAAAATGGCAAGAAAAAAGAAAGAAATTAGCTAAAGATTATCAAAAATCTTTTCAAAAATATTCTCTACCCGAAAATGAGTTTTTAAATGAAAATCTAATACGCTATCCTTACTTCTTAAATACTCATAAATTTAAGCCAAAGGAAATTATCAATAAATTATTAGAAAAGAAAATTGAATGTAAAACGAATCCTCTACCTCTTTATTATTATCCTGATATTTCCAAAATGGTTGGAGAAATAAAGGAATATTTTCCAATTGGCGAAGAAAATTTTGCTAAAACACTCTATTTGCCATTTCATGAGGAATTAAATTCTAGCGATATAAATTATATTGCAAAAAATTTAAAAGATATACTGGCTCAATAA
- the glmM gene encoding Phosphoglucosamine mutase, whose protein sequence is MSHRKMKVFGTDGVRGKANFYPMTVEVALALGRAAGKIFRRHNGKHRVVIGKDTRLSCYMFENALIAGLCSMGVDTLMLGPFPTPGVAFITRAYRADAGVVISASHNPYYDNGIKFFSSEGFKLPDSWEEEIEKLLKHPDFDQALPLDSNIGKNTKINDADGRYIEFIKATFPRKLSLKNLKIALDCANGAAYKIAPLVFKELDAEVFVCGNNPNGVNINQNCGSLHPETIQKTVIDNQADIGIALDGDADRVVLVDENAQIVDGDVILGICARDLKRQKLLKNNLVVSTVMSNYGLEKSLEEEGIRLVRSQVGDRYVIQDMLKYEANLGGEQSGHMLFLDHNTTGDGLVSALQVLRIMIETDTKLSELASFVKTVPQVCVNVKVHSKPLLDENEAIQNKINEVEKKLGSSGRVLVRYSGTENICRVMVEALGFTQKQVDHLAKSIADIVQVELGG, encoded by the coding sequence ATGTCACATAGAAAAATGAAAGTATTTGGTACCGATGGAGTTAGAGGTAAAGCCAATTTTTACCCTATGACCGTGGAAGTTGCCCTCGCTTTAGGAAGAGCTGCTGGAAAAATTTTTAGAAGACACAACGGAAAACATAGGGTCGTTATTGGAAAGGATACCCGTTTATCCTGTTATATGTTTGAAAATGCTTTGATTGCAGGCCTATGTTCAATGGGTGTCGATACCTTAATGCTAGGACCTTTCCCAACTCCCGGAGTGGCTTTTATAACAAGGGCCTATAGAGCAGACGCTGGCGTTGTAATATCAGCTTCTCACAATCCCTATTACGATAATGGGATTAAATTTTTTTCATCCGAAGGATTTAAGCTTCCCGATTCTTGGGAAGAAGAAATTGAAAAATTATTAAAACATCCAGATTTTGACCAAGCTCTACCACTAGACTCTAATATAGGTAAAAATACTAAAATAAACGATGCCGATGGTCGCTATATTGAGTTTATTAAAGCAACGTTTCCAAGAAAATTATCTTTAAAAAATTTAAAAATTGCTCTTGATTGCGCGAATGGAGCCGCTTATAAAATTGCGCCTTTAGTCTTTAAAGAACTAGATGCTGAAGTCTTTGTTTGTGGAAACAATCCCAACGGTGTAAATATCAATCAAAATTGTGGCTCTCTACATCCAGAAACTATTCAGAAAACTGTAATTGATAACCAAGCCGATATTGGGATAGCTTTAGACGGGGATGCAGATCGAGTGGTGTTAGTAGATGAGAATGCGCAGATTGTTGATGGAGACGTAATTTTAGGCATTTGTGCTCGAGATTTAAAAAGACAAAAATTATTAAAAAATAACTTAGTCGTTTCGACCGTTATGTCTAATTATGGCTTAGAAAAGTCACTTGAAGAAGAGGGTATTAGACTAGTTCGCTCTCAAGTAGGTGATCGATATGTAATTCAAGATATGTTAAAATATGAAGCGAACCTAGGTGGTGAACAAAGCGGACATATGTTGTTTTTAGATCATAATACTACAGGAGATGGATTAGTATCAGCTTTGCAAGTTCTTAGAATCATGATCGAAACGGATACTAAATTATCAGAGTTAGCTTCTTTTGTAAAAACGGTACCACAGGTCTGTGTTAATGTAAAAGTACATTCAAAACCTTTGCTTGATGAAAATGAAGCTATTCAAAACAAGATTAATGAAGTAGAAAAAAAATTAGGATCTTCGGGTAGAGTTCTAGTTCGTTATTCAGGAACAGAAAATATTTGCAGAGTAATGGTAGAAGCATTAGGTTTTACTCAAAAGCAAGTGGATCATTTAGCAAAATCCATTGCAGACATAGTACAGGTAGAATTAGGAGGATGA
- the galB gene encoding 4-oxalmesaconate hydratase, which translates to MYDVMVVGSHPDDIEFGCGGIVCKLVKEGKKVVLVDLTLGDKGTNGNPEIRKKEASKAAELLGVDRFFLDFNDCEVIDNYDNRLKIAKIIRECRPSLIIAPPIQKYSNHPDHSATAELIRIGARYARFKKILPELPVHFVKNVLHYIHVYYDKVDFIIDVTSHVDEWKKMMECHASQMATYPFVDRVLRFSSYLGVLIERPYAQGLISLSPVVIEDVTNLSQGIREI; encoded by the coding sequence ATGTATGATGTTATGGTTGTCGGTTCTCACCCAGACGATATAGAGTTTGGTTGTGGAGGTATAGTTTGTAAATTAGTAAAGGAAGGTAAAAAAGTTGTATTAGTTGATTTGACATTAGGGGATAAAGGCACGAATGGTAATCCTGAAATTCGTAAAAAAGAAGCCTCAAAAGCTGCAGAATTGCTGGGGGTAGATCGTTTTTTTTTAGATTTTAATGACTGTGAAGTAATAGATAATTATGATAACCGTTTAAAAATAGCAAAAATCATTAGAGAATGTCGACCAAGCCTGATTATTGCTCCTCCAATCCAAAAATATAGCAATCATCCAGATCATAGCGCAACAGCTGAGCTCATTCGTATAGGAGCTAGATACGCTCGTTTTAAAAAAATTTTACCCGAATTACCAGTCCATTTTGTTAAAAACGTTTTACATTATATTCATGTATATTACGACAAAGTTGATTTTATCATAGACGTAACATCCCATGTTGATGAATGGAAAAAAATGATGGAGTGTCATGCAAGTCAGATGGCTACATATCCTTTTGTAGATCGGGTTTTACGATTCTCTTCCTATCTTGGAGTATTAATAGAGCGCCCCTATGCTCAAGGGCTTATATCTTTAAGTCCAGTGGTGATTGAAGATGTAACAAATTTATCTCAAGGAATTAGAGAAATTTAA
- the pimB gene encoding GDP-mannose-dependent alpha-(1-6)-phosphatidylinositol monomannoside mannosyltransferase: MKIGIVCYPSQGGSGVVATELGHALANRGHEIHFITYDKPFRLKMDNENIHFHKVNIASYDLLKYPDYGLNLAVKMIEIATKFDLDIIHVHYAIPHATSAYLAKQILNHDKPKIITTLHGTDITLVGKDPSYFPIVKYSIEKSCGITAVSQSLKEQTQKYFSISNPIKVIHNFFAADKQLRKVKPLRDMFVKGEEKIILHSSNFRAIKRPLDVLEIFLKINKKIPSKLVLLGRGPELKSLEAKVDQLNIQNEVYFVGESIYVDPYVASADLFLLPSEQESFGLSALEAMAYGVPVIATNVGGIPEVVHNGNTGYLSNVGDISKMAEDSIRLLKDGKLYSKISECAQEIAEKNFSLNKILNQYENFYQNILEKK, translated from the coding sequence ATGAAAATTGGTATAGTTTGTTATCCAAGTCAAGGAGGAAGTGGGGTAGTTGCCACAGAACTTGGACATGCTCTTGCCAATCGAGGTCATGAAATTCATTTTATTACCTATGACAAGCCATTTCGTTTAAAAATGGATAATGAAAATATTCACTTTCATAAAGTTAATATAGCTTCTTATGACTTATTGAAATATCCAGATTATGGCCTAAATTTAGCTGTTAAAATGATTGAAATAGCTACAAAATTTGATTTGGATATAATCCATGTCCATTATGCCATTCCTCATGCAACAAGTGCCTATCTCGCAAAACAAATTTTAAATCACGATAAGCCTAAAATAATAACAACTCTTCATGGCACAGACATTACATTAGTTGGCAAAGATCCCTCTTATTTTCCTATTGTAAAGTATAGCATTGAAAAAAGTTGTGGGATAACTGCGGTTTCTCAGTCTTTAAAAGAGCAAACTCAAAAGTATTTTTCCATTTCTAATCCGATTAAAGTTATCCATAATTTTTTTGCAGCTGATAAACAATTGAGAAAAGTAAAACCTTTAAGAGATATGTTTGTAAAAGGAGAAGAAAAAATTATTTTACATTCTTCAAATTTTAGAGCAATAAAAAGACCTTTAGATGTGTTAGAAATATTTTTAAAGATTAATAAAAAAATACCTTCCAAATTAGTCTTACTAGGTCGAGGTCCCGAACTTAAAAGTCTAGAAGCAAAGGTTGATCAGCTAAATATACAAAATGAAGTTTATTTTGTAGGGGAAAGTATATATGTAGATCCTTATGTGGCAAGTGCAGACTTATTTTTGTTACCAAGTGAGCAAGAAAGCTTTGGATTGTCTGCATTAGAAGCTATGGCATATGGTGTCCCTGTTATTGCTACAAATGTAGGAGGGATACCAGAAGTTGTTCATAATGGAAATACAGGATATTTATCAAACGTTGGTGATATTTCTAAAATGGCAGAAGACTCAATTCGATTACTAAAGGATGGTAAACTATATAGTAAAATTAGTGAGTGTGCACAAGAAATTGCTGAAAAAAATTTTTCATTGAATAAAATTTTAAATCAATATGAAAATTTTTATCAAAATATACTAGAGAAAAAATGA
- the dnaA_1 gene encoding Chromosomal replication initiator protein DnaA, whose amino-acid sequence MSASQTQDNWSNFIKYVKVRCSATAFGNWIAPIKVLEETSEEIVLEVPNVFVKEYLLSNYKKDLCAFLPVTSDGEPSIRFNLAAPAKIAITSNTSPLSQDKEIEKDGVEEVSSHETKLNNNYRFETFIEGPTNQFVKSAAIGVASRPGQSYNPLFIHGGVGLGKTHILHSIGHYVKEHHKKLRVQCITTEAFINDLVDSLRNKSVDKMKRFYRSDIDVLLVDDIQFLQNRLNFEEEFCHTFETLINQNKQIVITSDKPPSQLKLSERMIARMEWGLVAHVGIPELETRVAILQHKAQQKGLKIPSDVAFFIAEHIYNNVRQLEGAINRLSAHSRLLDMNITKELVVKTLKEMLQQIPKQKISVEQILKSVAAVFQVRVSDLKSSVRTKDVALPRQVAMYLACKLINESLQMLGAYFNKTHSTILHACKNIEKKKACDETLSRQISMVERNISS is encoded by the coding sequence ATGTCAGCTAGCCAAACTCAAGACAACTGGTCAAACTTTATAAAATATGTTAAAGTCCGTTGTTCAGCTACCGCTTTTGGAAACTGGATTGCCCCTATAAAAGTTTTGGAAGAGACTAGCGAAGAAATTGTTCTTGAAGTTCCCAATGTATTTGTAAAAGAATATTTGCTCTCAAATTACAAAAAAGATTTATGCGCTTTCTTACCTGTTACTTCAGATGGTGAACCTTCTATCCGATTTAATTTAGCTGCTCCTGCAAAAATTGCCATAACTTCTAATACTTCACCTTTATCCCAGGATAAAGAAATTGAAAAGGATGGAGTCGAAGAAGTTTCTTCACATGAAACAAAGCTGAATAACAATTATCGATTCGAAACATTTATAGAAGGCCCTACAAATCAATTTGTAAAGTCGGCTGCAATTGGTGTCGCCTCACGTCCGGGTCAATCTTATAACCCCCTTTTCATTCATGGTGGGGTTGGTCTTGGGAAAACGCATATACTGCATAGTATTGGTCATTATGTAAAAGAACATCATAAGAAGCTCAGGGTACAATGCATTACAACGGAAGCTTTTATAAACGATTTGGTGGATAGCTTAAGAAATAAATCTGTCGACAAAATGAAAAGATTTTATCGATCAGATATAGATGTACTTTTAGTTGATGATATCCAATTTCTACAAAACCGTTTAAATTTTGAAGAAGAGTTTTGCCACACTTTTGAAACATTAATAAATCAAAATAAACAAATAGTTATTACAAGCGATAAACCACCTTCTCAGTTAAAGCTTTCGGAAAGAATGATAGCAAGGATGGAATGGGGCTTAGTTGCGCACGTTGGTATCCCGGAATTGGAAACAAGAGTTGCTATTTTACAACATAAAGCGCAACAAAAAGGTTTAAAAATACCAAGTGATGTCGCATTTTTTATTGCAGAACACATTTATAATAACGTAAGACAATTAGAAGGTGCCATCAATCGATTAAGTGCTCATTCTCGACTTTTAGATATGAATATCACTAAAGAGTTAGTGGTTAAAACTTTAAAAGAGATGCTTCAACAAATACCAAAACAAAAAATTTCAGTTGAACAAATTTTGAAAAGCGTTGCAGCTGTATTTCAAGTAAGAGTTAGTGATTTGAAAAGTTCTGTAAGAACTAAAGACGTAGCTTTACCAAGACAAGTAGCCATGTATTTAGCGTGTAAGTTAATTAATGAGTCATTGCAAATGCTTGGAGCATACTTTAATAAAACACATTCAACAATTTTGCATGCTTGCAAAAATATAGAAAAAAAGAAAGCTTGCGACGAAACTTTATCAAGACAAATTAGTATGGTAGAGAGAAATATTAGTTCGTAA
- a CDS encoding DNA utilization protein GntX codes for MTSLLSLIFPPYCLHCKAKVNNLNLKICQSCVNDLIFLNKDEHCPRCFAFKEVYVLCKCAEKHQEVDAVAAVFDYSGVASSLIRNFKYNQNISLAKSIAAWMYYQYIQLGWPPLDFIIPMPISSVRLFFRGYNQSLLIALELEKLLQIPVITKIKKRNGTFSQAKLKSDQRNRLNSNNFRCDYLPEVFNKKIMIIDDVMTTGTTVEACAEAIRRENMPEAIYALTFCKTF; via the coding sequence ATGACATCGTTATTAAGCTTAATTTTTCCACCTTATTGCTTACATTGTAAAGCAAAAGTTAATAATCTTAATTTAAAGATTTGTCAAAGTTGTGTAAATGATTTGATTTTCTTAAATAAAGATGAACATTGCCCCCGTTGCTTTGCTTTTAAAGAAGTCTATGTTTTATGTAAATGTGCAGAAAAACATCAAGAGGTAGATGCTGTAGCTGCGGTTTTTGATTATTCTGGGGTCGCTTCTAGCTTAATCAGAAATTTTAAGTATAACCAAAACATTTCTTTAGCTAAAAGCATAGCTGCATGGATGTATTATCAATATATTCAATTGGGATGGCCTCCCTTAGATTTTATAATTCCCATGCCTATTTCTTCCGTACGATTGTTTTTTAGAGGTTATAACCAAAGCTTATTGATAGCTTTAGAATTAGAAAAATTATTACAAATCCCGGTAATTACAAAAATAAAAAAAAGAAATGGAACCTTTAGCCAAGCTAAGCTAAAATCGGATCAAAGAAATAGACTAAATTCTAATAATTTCAGATGCGATTATTTGCCAGAAGTTTTTAACAAAAAAATTATGATCATTGATGATGTTATGACAACTGGTACAACCGTTGAGGCATGCGCAGAAGCTATTAGGAGAGAAAATATGCCAGAAGCGATTTACGCTTTAACTTTTTGTAAAACATTTTGA
- the corA gene encoding Magnesium transport protein CorA — MFQHNKKLSKKIGLPPGSIVHIGNFANTPVTVSLVEYFTNEVNERVLNPKSISFDSLDKNKNNWLIIQGISDVNLLKNIGSAFHLHPLLLEDIAHSGQRAKLDDFQESCFIILKFIHLNQKTSLIEEEQISLILQKNLLISFQESDHEIFTPIIKRLKQADSQLKDKGVDRLCYSIIDFIVDKYFEVIEYLDDTIEKLDQELINRSNSSTLLKILRAKKDISYLRKNIWPVREVISKFIKLDRNYIEENTKLWMNDVQDHVIQAVDNIETFRDLAGTMIDIYISNINMKMNEIIKVLTIITTIFVPLTFVASIYGMNFDNMPELHWKWGYPFTLGIMALIFIGMLIYFRQKKWI; from the coding sequence ATGTTTCAACATAATAAAAAACTTTCCAAAAAGATTGGTCTTCCACCTGGATCAATAGTACACATTGGCAATTTTGCGAATACACCTGTAACAGTTTCATTAGTGGAGTATTTTACAAATGAGGTGAATGAACGTGTGTTAAATCCAAAGTCAATATCCTTTGATAGTTTAGATAAAAATAAAAACAATTGGCTAATCATTCAGGGCATTTCCGATGTAAACTTATTAAAAAATATAGGCAGTGCCTTTCATCTACATCCTCTACTCTTAGAAGATATCGCACACTCAGGTCAAAGAGCGAAATTAGATGATTTCCAAGAAAGTTGCTTTATTATTTTAAAATTTATACATCTAAATCAAAAAACTTCATTAATTGAAGAAGAGCAAATAAGCTTAATTTTACAAAAGAATTTACTAATTTCATTTCAAGAATCTGACCATGAAATATTTACCCCTATCATCAAAAGATTGAAACAAGCAGATAGTCAATTAAAAGACAAAGGAGTTGACAGACTTTGCTATTCAATTATTGATTTCATAGTAGATAAATATTTTGAAGTAATAGAATATTTAGACGATACAATTGAAAAATTAGATCAAGAACTAATTAATCGCTCGAACAGTTCAACTTTACTAAAAATTTTACGCGCAAAAAAAGATATCTCCTATTTAAGAAAAAATATATGGCCCGTTAGAGAAGTCATCTCAAAGTTCATAAAACTTGATCGAAATTACATAGAAGAAAATACAAAACTTTGGATGAATGATGTACAAGATCATGTAATTCAAGCTGTTGATAATATAGAAACATTTAGAGATTTAGCTGGTACCATGATAGACATTTATATTTCCAATATTAATATGAAAATGAATGAAATTATTAAAGTATTAACAATCATTACAACAATTTTTGTTCCTTTAACTTTTGTTGCAAGTATTTATGGAATGAATTTTGATAATATGCCTGAATTACATTGGAAATGGGGTTATCCATTTACACTTGGTATTATGGCATTAATATTTATTGGTATGCTCATCTACTTTAGGCAAAAAAAATGGATTTAA
- a CDS encoding type III secretion low calcium response chaperone LcrH/SycD, translating into MSELDWLKTLDWGQDQLQDLRFTGFAYLRQGKYDIAIKIFEVLNVLNQNAYDAQTLGALYLQTNHPDKALKYLEIAIKLEENHSPTLMNLAKAFFMIGKSEEALRICQILKNDKNSVVANLAKAHILAYS; encoded by the coding sequence ATGAGTGAATTAGACTGGCTTAAAACCTTAGATTGGGGCCAAGACCAGTTACAAGACTTACGCTTTACCGGTTTTGCCTACTTAAGGCAAGGCAAATATGACATTGCCATAAAAATTTTCGAAGTTTTAAATGTTTTAAATCAAAACGCTTATGACGCTCAAACATTAGGAGCTCTTTATCTTCAAACTAATCATCCTGATAAGGCTTTAAAATATTTGGAAATCGCCATTAAACTCGAAGAAAATCATTCCCCTACTCTAATGAATTTAGCAAAAGCTTTTTTTATGATTGGTAAATCAGAAGAAGCATTAAGAATTTGTCAAATTTTAAAGAACGATAAAAATAGTGTTGTCGCTAATTTAGCTAAAGCTCACATTTTAGCTTATAGTTAA